One window of Channa argus isolate prfri chromosome 4, Channa argus male v1.0, whole genome shotgun sequence genomic DNA carries:
- the cyp20a1 gene encoding cytochrome P450 20A1 gives MLDFAIFAVTFVIILLGAVLYLYPSSRRASGIPGLNPADEKDGNLQDIVNKGSLHEFLVSLHEDFGSVASFWFGRRPVVSLGSVNQLRQHINPNHTTDSFETMLKSLLGYQSGMGGGAIETVRRKKVYESAINDTLKNNFPIMLKVVEELVGKWKSFPDAQHIPLCAHLLGLSMKTVTQLALGEGFGGDTEVISFRKNHDAIWSEIGKGYLDGSLEKSPSRKGHYEKALAEMESMLLSVAKERKAQGKQTVFVDTLLQSSLTERQIMEDCMVFTLAGCIITANLCTWALHFLSTSEEVQDKLYQELQDVLGSDKVSFDKIPQLRYCQQVLNETVRTAKLTPVAARLQEVEGKVDQHVIPKETLVIYALGVVLQDSDTWSTPYRFDPDRFEEESARKSFCLLGFSGNQTCPELRFAYTVATVLLSTLVQQLKLHQLKGQVMEVRSELVATPKDETWVTVSKRS, from the exons ATGCTGGACTTTGCCATCTTTGCAGTCACGTTTGTCATCATTTTGCTCGGCGCTGTTCTCTATTTGTACCCG TCATCCAGAAGGGCCTCTGGCATCCCAGGTCTAAACCCTGCAGATGAGAA AGATGGGAACCTGCAGGACATTGTGAACAAAGGCAGTCTGCACGAGTTCCTCGTCAGCCTGCATGAGGATTTCGGGTCTGTGGCGTCTTTCTGGTTCGGCAGGCGTCCGGTGGTCAGCTTGGGCTCTGTGAACCAGCTACGACAACACATCAACCCCAACCACACCA CTGACTCCTTTGAGACGATGCTGAAGTCGTTGCTAGGCTACCAGTCAGGGATGGGAGGTGGGGCTATCGAGActgtgaggaggaagaaggtgTACGAGAGTGCCATCAATGACACTCTGAAAAACAACTTTCCTATTATGCTCAAG GTGGTGGAGGAGCTGGTGGGAAAGTGGAAGTCCTTCCCAGACGCTCAGCACATCCCACTATGCGCCCACCTGCTGGGATTGTCCATGAAGACCGTCACCCAGCTGGCTCTGGGTGAGGGCTTCGGAGGCGACACAGAGGTCATTTCCTTTCGCAAGAACCACGACGCG ATCTGGTCTGAGATCGGGAAGGGCTACTTGGACGGATCCTTGGAGAAGAGCCCCAGCAGAAAAGGACATTATGAGAAGG CTCTGGCAGAGATGGAGTCCATGCTGTTGTCAGTGGCGAAGGAGAGAAAAGCTCAGGGGAAGCAGACAGTGTTTGTGGACACGCTGCTTCAGTCCAGCCTCACAGAGCGACAG atcatGGAGGACTGTATGGTTTTTACTTTGGCTGGTTGCATCATCACTGCCAACT TGTGTACCTGGgctcttcacttcctgtccacCTCAGAGGAAGTCCAGGACAAGTTGTACCAGGAGCTCCAGGATGTTTTAGGCTCTGATAAAGTTTCCTTTGACAAGATACCTCAGCTCAG ATACTGCCAGCAGGTCCTCAACGAGACAGTGAGGACTGCCAAGCTGACCCCTGTCGCGGCTCGGCTTCAGGAAGTGGAGGGCAAAGTCGATCAGCATGTCATCCCCAAAGAG acttTGGTGATCTATGCTTTAGGAGTGGTCCTGCAAGATTCGGACACCTGGAGCACCCCATACAG GTTTGACCCAGATCGGTTTGAGGAGGAATCAGCCAGGAAGAGCTTCTGTCTGCTGGGATTCTCAGGGAATCAAACGTGCCCAGAGCTCAG GTTTGCCTACACTGTAGCCACTGTCCTGCTCAGCACCTTGGTGCAGCAGCTGAAGCTTCACCAGCTGAAGGGACAGGTCATGGAGGTCAGATCTGAGCTGGTGGCCACGCCTAAGGATGAAACCTGGGTCACTGTCAGCAAGAGAAGCTAG
- the LOC137125883 gene encoding transmembrane protein 237A-like isoform X2, which produces MEAGGSKKIRPRELPPLPQRGQRTLPTMPSHDPNGDASTPKHKKKRVKKETNEVEDMHDQGMEMGVLSSPRPSEIVEQLHLEPTEAPPQRRKKKKKAATIDFEGDRADAANGDAADYSTAAEEVVKKPRKKKKSKVIESQLPDDLDVDEDDIITDTPPPFSQHALFAAPLGQSQTVRKVFVEGNSRFQAADRSDWRKASDQGDSMTDIQHMEMLWTARDLSIRVHEGFRVFGLYCHGFLAGYAVWNMVVVYMLAGQQLTTLTNLLQQYQRLAYPSQSLLYMQLAISTVATFDRLNLAKGAIALREFITLDPVALASFLYFSALVLCLSQQMTSDRINLYSSVNTTLWPPGREHQILHPWVTVNLVVALLVGLAWIFISTQPNKDYTEDYLRAIEIEPPNREDKLKMNA; this is translated from the exons ATGGAGGCGGGAGGCTCAAAG AAAATACGGCCCAGGGAGCTTCCGCCGCTTCCACAG CGAGGGCAGCGAACACTTCCCACTATGCCAAG TCACGACCCAAATG GAGATGCATCGACCCcaaaacacaagaagaaaagagtgaaaaaagagacaaatgaagTTGAAGACATGCACG ATCAGGGGATGGAGATGGGAGTTCTCAGCAGCCCGAGGCCATCTGAGATCGTGGAGCAGCTTCACCTGGAACCAACGGAAGCACCCCCacagagaaggaagaagaagaagaaagccgCCACTATAG ATTTCGAAGGTGACCGAGCCGACGCGGCAAATGGAGATGCAGCAGATTACAGCACAGCTGCAGAAGAAGTTGTCAAAAAGcccagaaagaaaaa AAAGTCAAAAGTCATTGAATCGCAACTTCCTGATGATTTGGACGTAGACGAGGATGACATCATCACAGACACCCCACCTCCATTCTCTCAACATGCCCTGTTTGCAGCTCCGCTGGGTCAGAGCCAGACCGTCAGGAAGGTCTTTGTAGAGGGGAACA GTCGTTTCCAGGCAGCAGATCGCTCAGACTGGCGGAAGGCCAGCGACCAGGGGGACAGCATGACAGACATCCAGCACATGGAGATGCTCTGGACCGCCAGAGACCTTTCTATCAGGGTGCACGAAGGATTCAG GGTGTTCGGCCTGTATTGTCACGGCTTCCTGGCCGGCTACGCCGTGTGGAACATGGTGGTGGTCTACATGTTAGCTGGGCAGCAACTCACCACATTGACCAACCTGCTGCAGCAGTACCAGAGGCTGGCTTACCCCTCCCAGTCTCTGCTCTACATGCAGCTGGCCATCAGCACCGTGGCCACCTTTGACAG ACTGAATCTGGCCAAAGGTGCCATTGCTCTGCGGGAGTTCATCACACTGGACCCTGTAGCTCTGGCCTCATTCT TGTATTTCTCAGCGCTGGTCCTATGTTTGAGCCAGCAGATGACCAGTGATCGAATCAACCTCTACTCATCCGTCAACACAACATTATG GCCTCCAGGGAGGGAGCACCAGATTCTCCACCCATGGGTGACAGTTAACTTGGTGGTGGCGCTGCTGGTGGGCCTGGCCTGGATCTTCATCTCCACCCAACCTAATAAAGACTATACTGAGG atTATCTCAGAGCCATTGAGATTGAGCCTCCAAATCGAGAGgacaaattgaaaatgaatgccTGA
- the LOC137125883 gene encoding transmembrane protein 237A-like isoform X1, with amino-acid sequence MEAGGSKKIRPRELPPLPQVVFNDSLSMPVGRIGKKRGQRTLPTMPSHDPNGDASTPKHKKKRVKKETNEVEDMHDQGMEMGVLSSPRPSEIVEQLHLEPTEAPPQRRKKKKKAATIDFEGDRADAANGDAADYSTAAEEVVKKPRKKKKSKVIESQLPDDLDVDEDDIITDTPPPFSQHALFAAPLGQSQTVRKVFVEGNSRFQAADRSDWRKASDQGDSMTDIQHMEMLWTARDLSIRVHEGFRVFGLYCHGFLAGYAVWNMVVVYMLAGQQLTTLTNLLQQYQRLAYPSQSLLYMQLAISTVATFDRLNLAKGAIALREFITLDPVALASFLYFSALVLCLSQQMTSDRINLYSSVNTTLWPPGREHQILHPWVTVNLVVALLVGLAWIFISTQPNKDYTEDYLRAIEIEPPNREDKLKMNA; translated from the exons ATGGAGGCGGGAGGCTCAAAG AAAATACGGCCCAGGGAGCTTCCGCCGCTTCCACAG GTCGTGTTTAATGATTCATTATCGATGCCTGTAGGACGTATtggcaaaaaa CGAGGGCAGCGAACACTTCCCACTATGCCAAG TCACGACCCAAATG GAGATGCATCGACCCcaaaacacaagaagaaaagagtgaaaaaagagacaaatgaagTTGAAGACATGCACG ATCAGGGGATGGAGATGGGAGTTCTCAGCAGCCCGAGGCCATCTGAGATCGTGGAGCAGCTTCACCTGGAACCAACGGAAGCACCCCCacagagaaggaagaagaagaagaaagccgCCACTATAG ATTTCGAAGGTGACCGAGCCGACGCGGCAAATGGAGATGCAGCAGATTACAGCACAGCTGCAGAAGAAGTTGTCAAAAAGcccagaaagaaaaa AAAGTCAAAAGTCATTGAATCGCAACTTCCTGATGATTTGGACGTAGACGAGGATGACATCATCACAGACACCCCACCTCCATTCTCTCAACATGCCCTGTTTGCAGCTCCGCTGGGTCAGAGCCAGACCGTCAGGAAGGTCTTTGTAGAGGGGAACA GTCGTTTCCAGGCAGCAGATCGCTCAGACTGGCGGAAGGCCAGCGACCAGGGGGACAGCATGACAGACATCCAGCACATGGAGATGCTCTGGACCGCCAGAGACCTTTCTATCAGGGTGCACGAAGGATTCAG GGTGTTCGGCCTGTATTGTCACGGCTTCCTGGCCGGCTACGCCGTGTGGAACATGGTGGTGGTCTACATGTTAGCTGGGCAGCAACTCACCACATTGACCAACCTGCTGCAGCAGTACCAGAGGCTGGCTTACCCCTCCCAGTCTCTGCTCTACATGCAGCTGGCCATCAGCACCGTGGCCACCTTTGACAG ACTGAATCTGGCCAAAGGTGCCATTGCTCTGCGGGAGTTCATCACACTGGACCCTGTAGCTCTGGCCTCATTCT TGTATTTCTCAGCGCTGGTCCTATGTTTGAGCCAGCAGATGACCAGTGATCGAATCAACCTCTACTCATCCGTCAACACAACATTATG GCCTCCAGGGAGGGAGCACCAGATTCTCCACCCATGGGTGACAGTTAACTTGGTGGTGGCGCTGCTGGTGGGCCTGGCCTGGATCTTCATCTCCACCCAACCTAATAAAGACTATACTGAGG atTATCTCAGAGCCATTGAGATTGAGCCTCCAAATCGAGAGgacaaattgaaaatgaatgccTGA
- the LOC137125878 gene encoding MAGUK p55 subfamily member 4-like isoform X2: MRQAVEAQVSNPLSELGEHGLHQILTDVIEEVRQSVNQDIDGAEILHSLLKASWLQSLLGVYECLQRFLRDSPAPALDYASGLSLQLLIDIRSLPGCSAEARELHYLLQQPHLQALLSAHDTVAQKDYDPVLPPMPEDLPDDEEATRIVCLVKNKQPLGATIKRNELTGEIFVARVIHGGLADRSGLLHAGDRILEVNGFPVDGMEPEQVIQVVQARTQGTVMFKVVPITERPVHNQTMLYVRAMADYSPQQDPAIPCADAGMSFRKGDILEIVDQTDALWWQAKKLPCTTACAGLIPSTNLLKRKQRDSWWSQPYQPHICMQTLSTVDEEEDLMAIDEKCTEADEEAFESEELKEEDDDFDSNIKGIYMAGFRRSMRLCRRRAHSTTQPSCHTRCPSSCYSALNCPYEEVVRHLRLPQDPHRLIALTGPSGVGVNELRRHLIGMNPSIFQGAIAHTTRAPKAYEESGREYFFIGREIFDNMVYNNRFLEYGEHKGNLYGTSVESAREVLNSGKICVLDIEPNAIQAVRTHELRAYIIYVKPPPLQRLRETRQDSYITTNYYDNRPFTDEDFLEMEESARKIESQYWQLFDHVIVNDELQDSCIQLLMAVRKAQDEPQWLPATWIRPRAES; this comes from the exons GCCTGCATCAGATCCTGACCGACGTGATCGAGGAGGTGAGGCAGTCGGTAAACCAGGACATCGACGGCGCAGAGATTCTCCACAGTCTCCTGAAGGCCTCCTGGCTGCAGTCGCTGCTCGGG gtttACGAATGTCTCCAGAGGTTCCTGAGAGATTCTCCAGCACCTGCTCTGGACTACGCTTCAGGACTTTCTCTGCag ctgctgatCGACATCAGATCTTTGCCGGGCTGCTCAGCAGAGGCCAGAGAGCTCCACTATCTCCTGCAGCAGCCGCACCTGCAG GCTCTTCTCTCAGCTCATGATACGGTGGCCCAGAAGGACTACGACCCAGTGCTGCCGCCGATGCCCGAGGACCTGCCGGACGACGAGGAGGCCACCCGGATCGTCTGTCTGgtcaaaaacaaacagcctCTG GGAGCGACGATAAAGAGAAACGAGCTCACAGGGGAGATTTTTGTTGCTCGGGTGATTCACGGAGGCCTCGCTGATCGAAGTG GTTTGTTGCATGCAGGGGACCGGATCTTAGAAGTGAACGGTTTTCCTGTGGACGGGATGGAGCCCGAGCAAGTTATTCAAGTTGTG CAAGCAAGGACACAAGGCACCGTCATGTTCAAGGTGGTTCCCATTACAGAAAGGCCGGTCCACAACCAGACGATG CTGTACGTCCGGGCCATGGCCGACTACAGCCCTCAGCAGGACCCAGCCATCCCCTGTGCCGACGCCGGCATGAGCTTCAGGAAAGGCGACATCCTGGAGATTGTGGACCAGACGGACGCTCTCTGGTGGCAGGCCAAGAAGCTGCCCTGCACCACGGCCTGCGCCGGCCTCATCCCCTCCACCAACCTGCTGAAACG GAAGCAGAGGGACTCCTGGTGGTCTCAGCCCTATCAGCCACACATCTGCATGCAGACCT TGAGCACAGTAGATGAAG AGGAGGATTTGATGGCCATCGATGAGAAATGCACCGAAGCAG ACGAGGAGGCATTTGAATCCG AGGAGCTAAAAGAAG AGGACGATGATTTCGACAGCAATATTAAAGGAATCTACATGG CGGGATTCAGGCGCAGCATGCGTCTGTGCAGGCGGCGGGCTCACAGCACCACCCAGCCCTCCTGTCACACCCGTTGCCCCAGCAGCTGCTACAGTGCCCTCAACTGCCCCTACGAGGAGGTGGTGCGCCACCTGCGCCTCCCGCAGGACCCCCACCGCCTCATCGCACTAACAG GTCCGTCTGGTGTTGGTGTGAATGAACTTCGGAGGCACTTGATTGGCATGAACCCCAGCATCTTCCAGGGAGCCATAGCTC ATACCACAAGAGCACCCAAAGCATATGAGGAGTCTGGACGAGAATATTTCTTCATCGGCCGAGAAATCTTTGACAACATGGTTTATAACAACAG GTTTTTGGAGTACGGGGAACACAAAGGAAATCTGTACGGCACCAGCGTCGAGTCTGCGAGGGAGGTTTTAAACAGCGGAAAGATCTGTGTCCTTGACATCGAGCCAAAT GCCATTCAGGCAGTGAGGACTCATGAACTGAGGGCCTACATTATTTATGTGAAGCCTCCACCTCTGCAGCGCCTCAGGGAAACTAGACAAGACTCCTACATCACCACCAACTACTACGACAACCGGCCGTTCACA GATGAAGATTTCCTGGAGATGGAAGAATCCGCCCGAAAGATTGAGTCTCAGTACTGGCAGCTTTTTGACCACGTGATTGTTAACGACGAGCTGCAGGACTCCTGCATCCAGCTGCTGATGGCGGTGAGGAAAGCCCAGGATGAGCCGCAGTGGCTCCCTGCCACCTGGATAAGACCCAGAGCCGAGTCATAG
- the LOC137125878 gene encoding uncharacterized protein isoform X1: MRQAVEAQVSNPLSELGEHGLHQILTDVIEEVRQSVNQDIDGAEILHSLLKASWLQSLLGVYECLQRFLRDSPAPALDYASGLSLQLLIDIRSLPGCSAEARELHYLLQQPHLQALLSAHDTVAQKDYDPVLPPMPEDLPDDEEATRIVCLVKNKQPLLCDCHTVRLLSPSASPPCVKNSRKEVCNRWDPPNYRTQQRLRQGGAFEVQSPTAGSSDVTDSLWCSLRTGSCPQTEPLCCRYLPTSNCQVCCGTSRSQCRICYTNLLCKQSLNHSASSLSSSVLIDEVKKGVDSGNDDEAGESGDSVPLPASCQRWTTSPPCLTVPCCSNPDDYLQLNLPSHLRSQSPRIRTAPPSPVRPRRVMETPPAELAKQVSLDELKTTVQLAASSMDNSTRDIKLLGEKMATATKRMTEVVQDNSQALVLLTQVVERLQMLLATTRTELNVPKPEQDGTCQKSQKTQRERPSLTHQSRCFFPSLPSSTSSSSSALSSFIDAPSTSQGTSFLSISCPVSPRTSPKTKNAPLPQMERADFQSSKPPLTNGLLDVPKEASKAVKGGQKKRRKKAT; encoded by the exons GCCTGCATCAGATCCTGACCGACGTGATCGAGGAGGTGAGGCAGTCGGTAAACCAGGACATCGACGGCGCAGAGATTCTCCACAGTCTCCTGAAGGCCTCCTGGCTGCAGTCGCTGCTCGGG gtttACGAATGTCTCCAGAGGTTCCTGAGAGATTCTCCAGCACCTGCTCTGGACTACGCTTCAGGACTTTCTCTGCag ctgctgatCGACATCAGATCTTTGCCGGGCTGCTCAGCAGAGGCCAGAGAGCTCCACTATCTCCTGCAGCAGCCGCACCTGCAG GCTCTTCTCTCAGCTCATGATACGGTGGCCCAGAAGGACTACGACCCAGTGCTGCCGCCGATGCCCGAGGACCTGCCGGACGACGAGGAGGCCACCCGGATCGTCTGTCTGgtcaaaaacaaacagcctCTG CTGTGCGACTGCCACACAGTCAGGCTGCTGTCGCCCAGTGCCTCCCCTCCCTGCGTGAAAAACTCCAGAAAAGAGGTGTGCAATAGGTGGGACCCCCCAAATTATCGGACACAGCAGAGGCTTCGCCAAGGCGGTGCGTTCGAGGTCCAGAGTCCCACTGCTGGAAGCTCAGATGTCACAGATTCATTGTGGTGTAGCCTCCGCACAGGCAGTTGCCCTCAAACTGAGCCTCTGTGCTGCCGGTATCTGCCGACGAGTAACTGTCAGGTTTGCTGCGGCACGTCGAGGAGCCAATGTAGAATTTGCTACACCAACCTGCTCTGCAAGCAAAGTCTGAACCACTCTGCATCTTCACTCTCCAGCTCTGTTCTCATTG ATGAGGTCAAAAAAGGAGTAGACAGTGGAAATGATGATGAGGCGGGAGAGTCTGGCGACTCCGTTCCTCTTCCTGCATCCTGTCAACGCTGGACCACGTCGCCTCCATGCCTCACTGTACCCTGCTGCTCCAACCCAGATGACTACCTCCAGCTAAACCTGCCTTCCCATCTCCGAAGCCAAAGCCCTCGCATCCGCACAGCTCCCCCAAGCCCCGTGCGTCCCCGCCGCGTGATGGAGACCCCCCCGGCGGAGCTCGCCAAGCAGGTGAGTCTGGACGAGCTGAAGACGACCGTGCAGCTGGCCGCCAGCTCCATGGACAACAGCACCAGGGACATCAAGCTGCTCGGGGAGAAGATGGCAACCGCGACGAAACGCATGACAGAGGTGGTGCAGGACAACTCGCAGGCGTTGGTCCTCCTCACTCAGGTGGTGGAGCGGCTGCAGATGCTTCTTGCCACCACCAGGACTGAACTCAACGTCCCTAAACCTGAGCAAGACGGCACATGTCAGAAAAGCCAGAAGACACAAAGGGAGCGTCCGTCTTTAACACATCAATCCAGATGTTTCTTCCCCTCACTtccttcctccacctcctcttcctccagcgCCCTCAGCAGCTTCATAGACGCTCCCTCCACCTCTCAGGGGACCAGCTTTCTGTCCATTTCCTGCCCTGTGTCACCGCGAACGAGcccaaaaaccaaaaatgccCCTTTGCCGCAGATGGAGCGCGCTGATTTCCAATCCTCTAAGCCTCCTCTGACGAACGGCCTGTTGGATGTGCCAAAGGAGGCGAGCAAGGCTGTGAAAGGAGgtcagaagaagaggaggaagaaggcgACATGA